One Mucilaginibacter ginkgonis genomic region harbors:
- the metH gene encoding methionine synthase: protein MDIKQELEKRILVIDGAMGTMIQRYDLTEADFRAERFKDHPSDLKGNNDLLNLTRPDVIKAIHTEYLTAGADIIETNTFSTQRISLADYHMEDLAYELSYEGARIARQAVDEWMEKHPGVAKFVAGAVGPTNRTASLSPDVNDPGYRAVTFDDLAGAYYEQIRGLVDGGSDVLLIETIFDTLNAKAALFAANRYAEESGKKLPLMISGTITDASGRTLSGQTVEAFWNSVQHANLLSVGLNCALGAKDMRPHIEELSEKADVFVSAYPNAGLPNEFGGYDEMPHETAHLVDDFLKSGFVNIVGGCCGTTPDHIRCIAEKARQTQPRKKPVAEPHMRLSGLESVTVTPESIYVNVGERTNITGSPKFSKLILSENYEEALTVARQQVEGGAQVIDINMDEGMIDSEAVMVKFLNLIASEPDIAKLPIMVDSSKWSVIEAGLKCLQGKGIVNSISLKEGEEKFKEYARKILCYGAATVVMAFDEQGQADSYNRRIEICKRSYDILVNEIGFPPQDIIFDPNILTVATGLEEHNNYAVDFINATRWIKENLPYAKVSGGVSNISFSFRGNNTVREAMHSAFLYHAIKAGMDMGIVNAGMLEVYEEIEPELLKKVEDVLLNRHPEATERLVEYADTIKSKGKEIVRDEAWRNEPVESRLSHALVKGIIEYLDADVEEARQKYARPLEVIEGPLMDGMNIVGDLFGAGKMFLPQVVKSARVMKKAVAYLLPFIEEEKLKNPHAGGKSTAGKILLATVKGDVHDIGKNIVGVVLACNNFEVIDLGVMVPAQRILDEAKKQEVDIIGLSGLITPSLDEMVHFAKEMERENMNIPLIVGGATTSRIHAAVKIAPNYSGAAIHVLDASRSVTVCSSLMNAEQRQPYIKSVKLEYDKAREAHANKRNDKRFASIEEAREQKFKINLNSAIAPKPSFLGTKTFASYPLEELIDYIDWTPFFHTWELRGSYPKIFNDPYVGAEAKKLYDDAQVLLNRIVKEKLLHANGVIGFWPANSAGDDIELYTDENRTQLLSRIHTLRQQGEKVKGEPYYALADFIAPKQSGVADYFGGFAVTTGIGCDELVAEFEADHDDYNSILAKALADRLAEAFAEKMHELVRREYWGYAKDETLDNLQLIKEEYQGIRPAPGYPACPDHTEKTTLFDLLKAEDEAHMYLTESLAMMPAASVSGFYFAHPQSRYFGLGKIGKDQVDDYAKRKEMSIDTVERWLGPNLNY from the coding sequence ATGGATATTAAACAAGAACTGGAGAAACGTATTTTAGTTATAGACGGTGCTATGGGTACCATGATACAGCGATATGATCTTACCGAAGCAGATTTCCGTGCAGAGCGGTTTAAGGATCATCCAAGCGATCTGAAGGGTAATAACGACCTGTTAAATTTGACCCGCCCCGATGTTATCAAAGCCATACATACCGAGTATCTTACGGCCGGTGCAGATATTATTGAGACCAACACGTTCAGTACCCAACGCATCTCCCTGGCCGATTATCACATGGAAGACCTGGCTTATGAATTAAGCTACGAAGGTGCACGCATTGCCCGTCAGGCAGTTGACGAATGGATGGAAAAGCATCCGGGCGTTGCCAAATTTGTTGCCGGTGCGGTTGGCCCTACCAATCGAACCGCTTCTTTGTCGCCCGATGTAAATGACCCGGGCTATCGTGCTGTTACTTTTGATGATTTGGCCGGGGCTTATTACGAACAAATACGCGGCCTGGTTGATGGCGGCAGCGATGTGCTGTTGATCGAAACGATATTTGATACCCTTAACGCCAAAGCTGCATTATTTGCCGCAAACAGATATGCGGAAGAATCCGGCAAGAAGTTGCCGCTAATGATATCGGGTACCATAACAGATGCTTCCGGCCGTACGCTTTCGGGCCAAACGGTAGAGGCGTTCTGGAACTCGGTCCAGCATGCTAATTTGCTTTCGGTTGGGTTGAATTGTGCTTTAGGTGCCAAAGATATGCGCCCGCATATAGAAGAACTTTCTGAAAAAGCCGATGTATTTGTATCGGCTTACCCCAACGCCGGCCTGCCAAATGAGTTTGGCGGATATGATGAGATGCCGCATGAAACCGCGCACCTTGTAGATGACTTCCTGAAATCGGGCTTCGTAAATATAGTTGGCGGATGCTGCGGTACCACACCCGATCATATCCGCTGCATTGCCGAAAAGGCGAGGCAAACCCAGCCACGCAAAAAGCCGGTTGCAGAACCTCATATGCGCCTCAGCGGGTTAGAGTCTGTAACCGTTACACCAGAAAGTATTTATGTAAACGTTGGCGAGCGTACCAACATAACAGGGTCTCCTAAATTTTCGAAACTTATCCTTTCAGAGAATTATGAGGAAGCACTAACCGTAGCCCGCCAGCAGGTAGAAGGCGGCGCGCAGGTAATAGACATCAACATGGACGAGGGTATGATAGACTCTGAAGCCGTGATGGTAAAGTTTCTGAACCTGATAGCATCTGAACCTGATATTGCCAAATTGCCCATCATGGTCGACTCGTCTAAATGGAGCGTGATCGAGGCCGGGCTTAAGTGTTTACAGGGAAAGGGCATTGTTAACTCGATCTCCCTTAAAGAGGGTGAAGAAAAATTTAAAGAGTATGCCCGCAAAATATTATGCTACGGCGCTGCGACAGTTGTAATGGCTTTTGATGAACAAGGCCAGGCAGATTCATACAATCGCCGGATAGAGATATGTAAACGCTCTTACGATATACTGGTTAACGAAATTGGTTTCCCTCCTCAAGACATCATCTTCGACCCGAACATCTTAACTGTTGCTACAGGGTTAGAAGAACATAACAACTACGCGGTAGACTTTATTAACGCTACCCGCTGGATAAAAGAAAACCTGCCCTATGCTAAAGTTAGCGGCGGTGTGAGTAATATTTCTTTCTCATTCCGTGGTAACAACACTGTGCGCGAGGCTATGCACTCGGCATTTTTGTACCATGCCATAAAAGCAGGCATGGACATGGGCATTGTAAACGCCGGGATGCTGGAAGTATATGAAGAAATAGAACCCGAACTGCTGAAAAAGGTAGAAGACGTATTGCTTAACCGCCATCCCGAAGCTACCGAGCGTTTGGTTGAATATGCAGATACAATAAAGTCTAAAGGCAAAGAGATTGTGCGTGATGAGGCCTGGCGAAACGAGCCGGTTGAATCGCGGTTATCACACGCGCTGGTAAAAGGTATCATCGAATACCTCGACGCCGATGTGGAAGAGGCGCGGCAAAAATACGCCCGCCCGCTCGAGGTAATAGAAGGCCCGCTGATGGATGGCATGAACATAGTAGGCGACCTTTTTGGCGCCGGCAAAATGTTTCTGCCGCAGGTAGTAAAGTCGGCACGTGTAATGAAAAAGGCTGTTGCTTACCTGCTGCCGTTTATTGAAGAAGAGAAATTAAAGAATCCGCATGCCGGAGGCAAATCAACTGCCGGAAAGATATTGCTGGCAACCGTAAAAGGTGATGTGCATGACATCGGCAAAAACATAGTAGGCGTTGTACTGGCTTGTAATAACTTCGAGGTAATAGACCTTGGCGTAATGGTGCCCGCTCAACGTATTTTAGATGAAGCCAAAAAACAAGAGGTTGATATAATCGGCCTTAGCGGTTTAATTACACCTTCTTTGGACGAGATGGTGCATTTTGCCAAAGAAATGGAACGCGAGAATATGAATATTCCGCTGATAGTAGGCGGGGCAACCACATCGCGTATACATGCGGCGGTAAAGATCGCGCCTAATTATTCGGGTGCTGCCATACACGTACTTGATGCGTCGCGAAGCGTTACCGTTTGCAGCAGCCTGATGAATGCCGAGCAACGACAGCCATATATCAAGTCTGTTAAGCTTGAATATGACAAGGCACGAGAGGCGCATGCTAATAAACGCAACGACAAACGCTTTGCAAGTATTGAAGAAGCGCGTGAGCAAAAATTTAAGATAAACCTTAATAGTGCAATTGCACCAAAACCGTCTTTCCTGGGGACAAAAACATTTGCTTCTTACCCATTGGAAGAGCTGATAGATTATATCGACTGGACGCCGTTTTTTCACACCTGGGAGCTACGCGGCAGCTATCCAAAGATCTTTAATGATCCTTATGTAGGTGCTGAAGCCAAAAAGCTGTACGACGACGCGCAGGTGCTGTTAAATAGGATCGTAAAGGAAAAACTCCTTCACGCAAATGGTGTAATTGGTTTTTGGCCCGCAAACAGTGCAGGCGATGATATCGAACTTTATACCGATGAGAACCGTACGCAGTTACTTAGCCGCATACATACTTTACGACAGCAAGGCGAGAAGGTTAAAGGCGAACCATATTACGCGCTTGCCGATTTTATTGCACCAAAGCAAAGTGGCGTAGCTGATTATTTTGGCGGCTTTGCGGTAACCACCGGCATTGGTTGTGATGAACTTGTAGCCGAATTTGAAGCCGACCACGACGATTATAACAGTATATTGGCAAAAGCCTTGGCGGATCGTTTGGCCGAAGCATTTGCCGAAAAGATGCATGAATTGGTCCGCCGCGAATATTGGGGTTATGCTAAAGACGAAACCTTAGATAATCTGCAGCTAATTAAAGAAGAATATCAAGGCATACGCCCGGCACCAGGTTACCCGGCCTGCCCGGATCACACAGAAAAAACAACGCTGTTTGATCTGCTAAAAGCCGAGGACGAAGCGCACATGTACCTTACAGAAAGTTTGGCTATGATGCCGGCTGCATCTGTAAGCGGGTTTTACTTTGCGCATCCGCAATCCCGCTACTTTGGTCTGGGCAAAATTGGCAAAGACCAGGTGGATGACTATGCCAAACGTAAAGAGATGAGCATCGATACCGTTGAACGCTGGCTGGGTCCTAATTTGAATTATTAA
- a CDS encoding Bax inhibitor-1/YccA family protein: protein MDNNSNNYYDPNVIQLDDSQANVRRHMASVFLWMFVALGISAFCAYAFATTPALLKVLVNTETGGLSGLGYVALFGPLAFVMIMSFGINRISYPVLALLFIAYSALMGVSLSFILLAYTSASVLSMFVTASALFGVMAIAGYTTHQDLTKFGSLMIVGLVGVLIATVVNMFMHNQGLDMVISYVGVAVFIGLTAYDVQKQKRIGQGIEFGSASGKKLALMGALNLYLDFVNMFLFLLRIFGRRR, encoded by the coding sequence ATGGATAACAATTCAAATAACTATTACGATCCAAACGTAATTCAGCTCGACGATTCGCAAGCTAATGTACGCCGCCATATGGCGAGTGTATTTTTGTGGATGTTTGTTGCCTTGGGCATCTCGGCTTTTTGTGCTTATGCTTTCGCCACTACACCTGCGCTATTAAAGGTATTAGTGAATACGGAAACCGGCGGTTTAAGTGGTTTAGGCTATGTTGCCTTGTTTGGCCCGCTGGCGTTTGTGATGATCATGTCTTTTGGCATCAACCGCATTTCATATCCGGTACTGGCACTGTTGTTTATTGCCTATTCTGCGTTAATGGGTGTTAGCCTTAGCTTTATACTGCTGGCTTACACATCCGCGTCTGTGCTTAGTATGTTTGTTACCGCATCGGCGCTTTTTGGGGTTATGGCCATTGCGGGTTATACCACTCATCAAGACCTAACCAAATTCGGCTCGCTAATGATAGTCGGTTTGGTTGGTGTGCTTATAGCAACCGTCGTAAATATGTTTATGCACAATCAAGGGTTAGACATGGTTATTAGTTATGTTGGGGTAGCCGTGTTTATTGGCCTGACAGCTTATGACGTTCAAAAGCAAAAGCGCATTGGCCAGGGTATTGAATTTGGTAGTGCCTCCGGTAAAAAATTAGCCTTAATGGGCGCATTAAATCTTTACCTCGATTTCGTAAATATGTTCCTGTTCCTGCTGCGCATCTTCGGGCGCCGCAGATAA
- the murQ gene encoding N-acetylmuramic acid 6-phosphate etherase, giving the protein MENTTEKDSLYTDLDKMSVAELLQHMNEQDQTVPLAVAKALPQLEKLVDVVADRMSKGGRLFYIGAGTSGRLGVVDASECPPTYGVPFDWVVGIIAGGDTAIRKAVEFAEDDANQAWNDLQEFNITASDVVVGIAASGRTPYVIGGLATANLNGIATGCIVCNAGSPVAAEAQYPVEIVTGPEFVTGSTRMKAGTAQKLALNMLSTSVMIRLGRVKGNKMVDMQLTNHKLVDRGTRMVMNETGLDEATAAALLKENGSVRKAVEAHLK; this is encoded by the coding sequence ATGGAAAACACTACCGAGAAAGATTCGCTGTATACCGACCTTGATAAAATGTCTGTAGCAGAACTGCTGCAGCACATGAACGAGCAGGACCAAACCGTACCATTAGCCGTTGCCAAAGCCTTGCCACAATTGGAAAAATTGGTTGACGTGGTTGCCGACCGAATGAGCAAAGGTGGACGCTTATTCTACATTGGCGCCGGTACCAGCGGCCGTTTGGGCGTGGTTGACGCCTCTGAATGTCCGCCTACATACGGCGTTCCGTTCGACTGGGTAGTAGGTATCATTGCAGGCGGTGATACAGCCATCCGCAAAGCTGTTGAATTTGCAGAGGATGATGCCAACCAGGCGTGGAATGACCTACAGGAATTTAATATTACCGCGAGCGATGTAGTGGTGGGCATAGCGGCATCGGGCCGTACACCCTATGTTATCGGCGGCCTGGCAACGGCCAACCTTAATGGTATTGCAACGGGCTGCATAGTTTGCAACGCGGGCAGCCCCGTAGCGGCAGAAGCGCAGTACCCTGTGGAAATAGTTACCGGCCCCGAGTTTGTGACCGGCAGTACCCGCATGAAGGCAGGCACCGCGCAAAAGCTTGCATTAAATATGCTGAGCACCAGCGTGATGATAAGGCTGGGCCGTGTTAAGGGCAACAAAATGGTAGATATGCAGTTAACAAATCATAAGCTGGTTGACCGTGGCACACGCATGGTAATGAATGAAACCGGGCTTGATGAAGCTACAGCTGCTGCATTGCTGAAAGAGAACGGCAGTGTGCGTAAAGCGGTAGAAGCACACCTAAAATAA
- a CDS encoding S41 family peptidase gives MKHAASVIFRSLIILLAGVAIGLMINGRGIVARQVAGSHKIDSALLIIKKHYVDKVNGDTIEADAITNILQSLDPHSVYLRRQQAMAVNERLEGHFNGIGIEYLLMRDTMFITQVYAKSPAAVAGIKNGDRVLTINYKKASGAKATTAIINALLRKNAGNKVEMTVMHLADNKPGQHFIARGVVPLSSLEAAYLLNKTTAYVKFSRFANTTDSDFRAFVLPLKKLGAKNLVLDLRGNRGGYLDAATSLADEFLPKDELIVYTKGEHEKRANYFSTDAGIFKTGKIAVLIDEYSASSSEIVAGALQDLDRAIIIGRRSFGKGLVQQQFPFADGSAMNLTVARYYTPSGRSIQKSYKDGADDYRDEIKQRREKGEMTSADSSLADTSLKKHAYYTLSGKKVFGGGGITPDIFVPQDTAIYTKLLGELAHAQLFTAYTIDKQQPILARYDDLPAYIDKYIVTDGRVDDFILYASRTLKEMDSREIRIARLYIKLYLKAFAARFKWGDAAYFKVLNHNDTAIQRALAVTGK, from the coding sequence ATGAAACACGCCGCGTCGGTCATATTCCGTTCACTGATTATTCTGCTTGCCGGGGTTGCTATCGGGCTCATGATCAACGGGCGGGGCATTGTAGCCAGGCAGGTTGCCGGCAGTCATAAGATAGACAGCGCGCTGCTGATCATCAAAAAGCATTACGTTGACAAGGTGAACGGCGATACCATTGAAGCCGATGCCATTACGAACATCCTGCAAAGCCTGGACCCTCACTCTGTTTACCTGCGCAGGCAGCAGGCCATGGCGGTGAATGAACGGCTTGAAGGGCATTTTAATGGTATAGGCATAGAGTATTTGCTAATGCGCGATACCATGTTCATTACACAGGTTTACGCGAAAAGCCCCGCAGCTGTGGCAGGTATCAAAAACGGCGATCGGGTGCTGACCATCAATTACAAAAAAGCATCGGGCGCGAAAGCTACTACAGCCATAATTAACGCCTTACTGCGCAAAAACGCAGGCAACAAAGTAGAGATGACCGTTATGCACTTGGCTGATAACAAGCCCGGACAGCATTTTATTGCCCGCGGCGTAGTGCCTTTAAGCAGTTTAGAAGCAGCTTACCTGCTGAACAAAACAACTGCTTATGTAAAGTTCAGTCGTTTTGCCAACACTACCGACAGCGATTTCAGGGCGTTTGTATTACCGCTTAAAAAGTTGGGCGCTAAAAACCTTGTGCTTGATCTGCGGGGAAACCGGGGCGGCTACCTTGATGCGGCAACCAGCCTTGCCGATGAGTTTCTGCCAAAGGACGAACTGATAGTTTACACCAAGGGCGAGCATGAAAAACGTGCTAACTATTTTTCGACCGATGCTGGCATTTTTAAAACAGGTAAAATTGCCGTGCTGATAGACGAGTACTCCGCATCGTCGAGCGAGATAGTGGCCGGTGCCTTGCAAGACCTTGACAGAGCGATTATTATAGGCCGCCGGTCTTTTGGCAAGGGTTTGGTACAGCAGCAATTCCCGTTTGCCGATGGTTCTGCCATGAACCTTACCGTGGCAAGGTATTATACCCCATCGGGCAGGTCTATTCAGAAATCTTATAAAGACGGTGCAGACGATTACCGCGACGAAATTAAGCAGCGCAGGGAAAAGGGTGAAATGACATCTGCCGATAGTAGCCTTGCCGATACATCGCTTAAAAAGCATGCGTATTACACATTATCCGGAAAGAAGGTTTTTGGGGGAGGCGGTATAACGCCCGACATTTTCGTACCGCAGGATACCGCCATCTATACCAAACTACTTGGCGAGTTAGCCCATGCGCAGTTGTTTACAGCTTACACTATTGACAAACAGCAGCCCATACTTGCCCGCTACGATGACCTGCCAGCGTACATCGACAAATACATAGTAACCGACGGACGTGTTGATGATTTTATACTCTATGCCTCCCGGACTTTAAAGGAAATGGACTCGCGCGAGATCAGGATTGCCAGGCTGTATATCAAATTGTACCTAAAGGCCTTTGCTGCACGATTTAAATGGGGCGATGCCGCATACTTTAAGGTGTTGAACCATAATGATACCGCCATACAGAGAGCGCTTGCTGTTACCGGAAAATAA
- a CDS encoding ABC transporter permease has product MATIVPKSSSAFFTLLRADFAILKANRRSAVLAIAVPVIILISWKGLVPKFGGAYVLSGAITFGLMAIGLMGYSITVARDRDKGIFQRLRVAPVPTWAIMASRLTVQLFMIMVLSLLIFILGNANDGITLQPKAYVFAFFVAILGGAVYLALGQLIVGLIKNPETVNATSRLVYMVFILVGMLGELKLLDFKGKNFEIRISDYVHYSPYGAVKMMLAASMAPDTWSRDTTTALLLSIGYAVIFAAIGIKMFKWNTK; this is encoded by the coding sequence ATGGCTACAATTGTACCTAAATCATCTAGTGCGTTTTTTACACTGCTGCGTGCAGATTTTGCTATTTTGAAAGCTAACAGGCGGTCGGCAGTGCTGGCAATCGCGGTGCCTGTTATCATCCTTATTTCCTGGAAGGGGCTGGTGCCTAAGTTTGGCGGGGCCTACGTGCTGTCAGGCGCAATTACTTTCGGGTTGATGGCCATCGGGTTGATGGGCTATTCCATTACTGTCGCCCGCGACCGTGATAAAGGCATCTTCCAGCGCTTGCGAGTGGCACCAGTGCCAACCTGGGCTATCATGGCCAGCAGGTTAACAGTGCAGCTATTCATGATCATGGTGTTGTCGCTGCTTATTTTCATATTAGGCAACGCTAATGATGGCATCACTTTGCAGCCAAAGGCTTATGTGTTCGCTTTCTTTGTGGCCATTTTAGGCGGCGCTGTTTACCTGGCGTTGGGGCAGCTAATTGTTGGGCTGATTAAAAACCCCGAGACCGTTAACGCCACCTCCCGTTTGGTTTACATGGTATTCATCCTGGTAGGCATGCTGGGCGAGTTGAAGCTTTTGGATTTTAAAGGCAAAAACTTCGAGATACGCATTAGCGACTACGTGCACTACTCACCTTATGGTGCGGTGAAAATGATGCTGGCAGCAAGTATGGCGCCCGACACCTGGAGCAGGGATACGACAACCGCATTGCTGCTTTCTATCGGTTACGCTGTAATATTTGCAGCTATCGGCATTAAAATGTTTAAGTGGAATACCAAGTAA
- a CDS encoding ABC transporter ATP-binding protein codes for MSDDTFLLNVQGLYVSYGNFKAVQDISFSVQQGEIFGLLGPNGAGKTSTLSAIEGLIKFDAGSITVDGYDVLKDPLHARAAMGVQLQSTSFQPELNVTQILQLFGGIYGVDMNRDKLQSILRDIQLEDAAHKKFSQLSGGQQQRVSLVIATIHNPRLVMLDEPTTGLDPQSRRQLWERIEAIRGQGHSVLLTTHSMEEAEAVCDRIAIVDHGNILTIDTPQNLIDRHRDDPEVIAVSRRGKVTLEDVFIALTGRAVRA; via the coding sequence ATGAGTGACGATACTTTTCTTTTAAATGTACAGGGCCTTTATGTAAGCTACGGCAATTTTAAAGCCGTGCAGGACATTAGCTTCAGCGTACAGCAAGGCGAAATATTTGGTCTGCTTGGCCCCAACGGCGCCGGCAAAACCAGTACCTTGAGCGCGATAGAAGGCCTGATAAAATTCGACGCCGGCAGCATAACCGTTGACGGTTATGACGTTTTGAAAGACCCTTTGCACGCTAGGGCAGCCATGGGTGTTCAACTGCAATCTACCAGTTTCCAACCCGAGTTAAATGTTACCCAAATACTGCAGCTGTTTGGCGGTATTTATGGCGTTGATATGAACCGCGACAAACTGCAAAGCATATTGCGCGATATACAACTTGAAGACGCCGCGCATAAAAAATTTAGTCAGCTTTCAGGCGGGCAGCAGCAGCGTGTATCGTTGGTTATTGCAACCATACATAACCCACGTTTGGTAATGCTTGATGAGCCTACAACAGGCCTGGACCCGCAATCGCGCAGGCAACTGTGGGAGCGTATAGAAGCCATCCGCGGGCAGGGGCATTCGGTACTCTTAACTACCCACTCTATGGAAGAGGCGGAAGCGGTGTGCGACCGTATCGCTATTGTCGATCACGGGAATATTTTAACCATAGACACCCCGCAAAACCTGATAGACAGACACCGCGACGACCCTGAAGTTATCGCGGTATCCCGCCGCGGAAAGGTAACCTTAGAAGACGTTTTCATTGCATTAACCGGCCGCGCTGTTCGCGCTTAA
- the aat gene encoding leucyl/phenylalanyl-tRNA--protein transferase — MIFRLDNRLLFPNPELAEEDGLLAVGGDLSPERLMLAYRSGIFPWYSDDTPILWYSPHERFVLKPAELKISKSMRQVINSGRFKVTVDTAFSDVIAACATAPREGQDGTWITEDMQAAYTDLHQLGYAHSYEVWQDCDLVGGLYGVAVGKVFCGESMFAKVSNASKLALVALTHSGLYDLIDCQVYTGHLEYLGAKMISRVEYMGYLSSASNIP, encoded by the coding sequence ATGATCTTCCGATTAGACAACCGCTTGCTGTTTCCCAACCCCGAACTTGCTGAAGAGGATGGCCTGCTCGCAGTAGGCGGCGATCTGTCGCCGGAGCGGTTAATGCTCGCTTATCGCAGCGGTATCTTCCCCTGGTATAGTGATGATACGCCCATCCTTTGGTACTCGCCGCACGAACGTTTTGTATTAAAACCTGCCGAACTGAAGATATCCAAAAGCATGCGGCAGGTAATTAATTCGGGCAGGTTTAAAGTTACAGTCGACACTGCATTTTCTGATGTCATAGCTGCTTGTGCAACGGCACCCCGTGAAGGTCAGGACGGTACCTGGATAACTGAAGATATGCAGGCAGCATACACCGATCTACACCAATTAGGCTACGCCCATTCTTACGAAGTTTGGCAGGATTGTGATTTAGTTGGCGGATTGTATGGTGTTGCCGTTGGCAAAGTATTTTGTGGTGAGAGCATGTTCGCAAAAGTCAGCAATGCATCCAAATTGGCATTAGTTGCTTTAACCCATTCCGGCTTGTATGATCTGATAGACTGCCAGGTATATACCGGGCACCTGGAATATTTGGGTGCAAAAATGATAAGTAGAGTGGAGTATATGGGGTATTTAAGTTCAGCGAGCAATATCCCATAA
- a CDS encoding HAD family hydrolase encodes MIKTIIFDLGAVLIDWNPVYLYRKLFTDETAMQHFLTNIVTSEWNEEQDAGRSLHEATELLLSQYPEHEENIRAFYGRWEEMLGGPIPETVELFRKLKASGNYKIYALTNWSAETFGIAMERYDFLGWFDGIVVSGEEKVRKPYPEFYQVLLNRYSVNPAEALFIDDNLRNVKAAKELGIPSIHFTSPEALHAEFAEVYGIKI; translated from the coding sequence ATGATCAAGACTATCATATTCGATCTGGGCGCCGTGCTCATCGACTGGAACCCTGTTTACTTATACCGCAAATTGTTTACAGACGAAACTGCCATGCAGCATTTCCTGACAAACATTGTTACATCAGAATGGAATGAGGAGCAGGATGCCGGCCGCAGTTTGCATGAGGCTACCGAACTTTTACTAAGCCAATACCCGGAACACGAAGAAAATATTCGCGCGTTTTATGGCCGCTGGGAAGAAATGCTTGGCGGGCCTATCCCAGAAACCGTCGAACTTTTCAGAAAACTGAAAGCCAGTGGCAATTACAAGATCTACGCGCTGACCAACTGGTCGGCAGAGACATTTGGCATTGCTATGGAACGGTATGATTTCTTGGGCTGGTTTGATGGCATCGTGGTTTCGGGCGAGGAGAAAGTGCGAAAACCCTATCCTGAGTTTTATCAGGTACTACTTAACCGCTACAGCGTAAATCCGGCTGAAGCTTTATTTATTGACGACAACTTGCGTAATGTAAAAGCCGCGAAAGAGCTAGGCATCCCATCCATACATTTTACCTCGCCCGAGGCGTTACACGCCGAGTTTGCAGAAGTTTACGGCATAAAAATTTAA
- the rplS gene encoding 50S ribosomal protein L19 yields MDLVKFVEEQSIEKKQAPQFKAGDTVSVHYKIREGNKERIQVYQGVCIQRNSAGNSETFTVRKVSNGIGVERIFPINSPNIDKIDVNSHGKVRRAKLYYLRALTGKAARIKSKRV; encoded by the coding sequence ATGGATTTAGTAAAATTTGTTGAAGAGCAATCGATAGAAAAAAAGCAGGCCCCACAGTTTAAGGCAGGCGATACAGTTAGTGTTCACTACAAGATCAGAGAGGGAAACAAAGAACGTATCCAGGTTTACCAGGGTGTGTGCATTCAGCGCAATAGTGCCGGCAACAGCGAAACTTTTACTGTACGTAAAGTTTCTAACGGTATAGGTGTTGAGCGTATTTTCCCTATCAACTCGCCAAACATCGACAAGATTGATGTTAACAGCCATGGTAAAGTTCGCCGCGCTAAATTATATTATCTGCGCGCCCTTACCGGTAAAGCTGCACGTATCAAATCAAAAAGAGTGTAA
- the trmD gene encoding tRNA (guanosine(37)-N1)-methyltransferase TrmD codes for MLRFDIITVLPGLLESPFAHSILHRAQKKGLTEIYVHNLRDYSTNKHKSIDDYPYGGGSGMVMMLEPFALCIEKLKAERNYDEVIFMTPDGVTLNQQTANKISGAANIMILCGHYKGIDQRIRDLYVTSEMSIGDYVLSGGELPAAILVDAVVRLIPGVLSDETSALSDSFQGELLDAPVYTRPADWNGHTVPDILLSGNTPEIEKWRFEQAMERTKTRRPDLLE; via the coding sequence ATGCTCCGCTTTGATATTATAACTGTTTTGCCCGGCCTGCTGGAAAGTCCGTTTGCGCACTCCATACTACACCGTGCGCAAAAGAAGGGGTTGACAGAGATATACGTTCACAACCTTCGCGACTACAGCACAAACAAGCATAAAAGTATAGACGATTACCCCTATGGTGGCGGTAGCGGAATGGTGATGATGCTGGAGCCTTTTGCGCTTTGCATTGAAAAATTAAAGGCTGAACGCAATTATGATGAGGTGATATTTATGACACCTGATGGAGTAACTTTAAACCAGCAGACAGCCAATAAAATATCGGGCGCGGCGAACATTATGATCCTTTGCGGGCACTATAAGGGCATTGACCAGCGCATACGCGACTTGTATGTAACCAGCGAAATGTCCATCGGCGACTATGTGCTATCGGGCGGAGAATTGCCTGCGGCGATATTGGTTGACGCTGTTGTAAGGCTGATTCCCGGTGTGTTGTCTGATGAGACTTCGGCGCTTTCCGACTCTTTTCAGGGCGAGTTGCTTGACGCGCCGGTTTATACCCGACCTGCCGATTGGAACGGACATACAGTGCCGGATATATTATTAAGCGGCAATACACCCGAGATAGAGAAATGGCGCTTTGAACAAGCGATGGAGCGCACCAAAACACGAAGGCCGGACTTGTTGGAATAA